A stretch of the Bacillus sp. B-jedd genome encodes the following:
- a CDS encoding threonine/serine exporter family protein encodes MALAVFEQLITSFIATAAFGILFNAPKKMLIKCGLVGMAGWILYFLIERNTSNAIGATLAASFAVGVVSHMLAKSYRTPVIVFSVSGIIPLVPGGISYDAMRHFVEIDYSTALSLAGRASLLSGAIAMGLVFSEALNLIHRRIRTPRKPMRYFR; translated from the coding sequence ATGGCCTTGGCTGTATTTGAGCAACTTATCACAAGTTTTATTGCAACCGCTGCATTCGGAATCCTGTTTAACGCACCGAAGAAGATGCTGATTAAATGTGGGCTTGTCGGCATGGCAGGCTGGATTCTCTATTTCTTGATTGAACGGAATACATCAAATGCCATTGGCGCTACCCTTGCTGCATCATTTGCTGTTGGGGTTGTCAGCCATATGCTGGCGAAATCGTATCGTACGCCTGTCATTGTTTTCAGTGTGTCGGGCATCATTCCACTTGTTCCGGGCGGAATTTCCTATGATGCAATGCGGCATTTTGTTGAAATCGATTATAGTACGGCTTTAAGCCTTGCGGGAAGGGCTTCCCTCCTTTCGGGGGCCATCGCAATGGGGCTGGTCTTTTCAGAGGCATTGAATTTAATCCATCGGAGGATCAGGACGCCAAGAAAGCCTATGAGATATTTCCGATGA
- a CDS encoding ABC transporter ATP-binding protein yields the protein MSKIFSFLKPYRLHMAVALLLMLVELVVELWQPLLMAKIIDEGILKKDLDLVIQWGAVMLGVSALAFAAGIVNSFFAGHASQSFGYDIRKALFEKVQSFSFSNFDRFSTSSLVTRMTNDVTMIQNTVFMSLRIMLRAPLLIAGGLVMAILVDVKLGLILAGVTPFLVLFLAWVRTKARGLFLSMQKNLDKVNSVLRENLMAMRLIKAFLRGKHETGRFTEANDRLREKTVSAFRLIEYTTPVLMLAMNAGILAVLWFGNFEVAQGETKVGEVVAIINYGTRITSALSIVSMIIMIFSRARASSQRIGEVFETEVDLYDGKETMKEQAVPFGKIEFKDVGFRYPGTDTEVLRNISFTVNPGETMAILGATGSGKTTLFQLIPRLYDVTKGEILLDGTDIRNIKLDTLRRRIGYVPQDVLLFTGTVAENISWGKEDASEGEITEAAANAQIHDSIEKFPLGYKSKIGQKGVNLSGGQKQRISIARALVRKPKILLLDDSTSALDMKTEASLLKALDQYKCTTLIITQKISTAMSADTILLLEEGEIKAAGSHAALLRTEPLYRRIYETQLEEGDHTYAEGFS from the coding sequence ATGTCGAAGATTTTTTCATTTTTAAAACCATACCGGCTCCATATGGCCGTTGCTTTGTTACTTATGCTTGTCGAGCTCGTTGTTGAGCTTTGGCAGCCGCTACTTATGGCGAAAATCATTGATGAAGGGATATTGAAAAAGGATCTTGACCTGGTCATCCAATGGGGAGCGGTCATGCTTGGGGTCTCAGCTCTTGCTTTTGCAGCAGGAATCGTCAATTCCTTTTTTGCCGGCCACGCGAGCCAAAGCTTTGGTTATGACATCCGCAAAGCGCTCTTTGAAAAGGTACAATCCTTTTCTTTTTCGAATTTCGATCGCTTTTCAACATCGTCACTCGTGACAAGAATGACAAATGATGTGACGATGATCCAGAATACGGTATTTATGAGCCTGAGAATTATGCTTCGGGCCCCGCTATTAATTGCCGGGGGCCTCGTCATGGCTATCCTGGTCGATGTAAAGCTGGGCCTCATCCTGGCGGGCGTCACGCCCTTTCTTGTCCTGTTTCTCGCATGGGTCAGAACGAAGGCCCGCGGCCTCTTCCTTTCTATGCAAAAGAATTTGGATAAGGTAAACTCGGTCCTTAGGGAAAACCTGATGGCGATGAGGCTGATTAAGGCCTTCCTCCGCGGAAAGCATGAAACAGGGAGATTCACGGAAGCGAATGACCGGCTCCGGGAGAAAACCGTTTCCGCCTTTCGTCTGATCGAGTATACAACCCCGGTTCTTATGCTGGCGATGAACGCCGGTATCCTGGCTGTATTATGGTTCGGGAACTTTGAGGTTGCCCAGGGTGAAACGAAGGTCGGTGAAGTGGTCGCCATTATCAACTATGGCACCCGGATTACCTCCGCCCTGTCGATTGTCTCCATGATTATTATGATTTTTTCCCGCGCCCGCGCTTCAAGCCAGCGGATTGGGGAAGTTTTCGAAACAGAAGTTGATTTGTATGACGGGAAAGAAACAATGAAAGAACAGGCAGTTCCTTTTGGCAAAATTGAATTTAAAGACGTGGGTTTTCGATATCCCGGAACAGACACGGAGGTGCTGCGGAATATCTCCTTTACCGTAAACCCGGGTGAAACGATGGCCATTCTCGGGGCGACAGGTTCGGGAAAAACAACGCTGTTTCAGCTCATCCCGAGGCTTTATGATGTGACAAAAGGAGAAATCCTGCTTGATGGTACAGATATCCGCAACATCAAACTCGATACGCTGAGAAGGCGGATTGGTTATGTCCCGCAGGACGTCCTGCTTTTTACAGGAACAGTCGCAGAGAATATCTCCTGGGGGAAGGAAGATGCCTCGGAAGGTGAGATTACAGAGGCGGCTGCCAATGCCCAGATACACGATTCAATCGAAAAGTTCCCGCTCGGGTATAAATCAAAGATTGGCCAGAAAGGCGTCAATTTGTCCGGCGGGCAAAAGCAGCGGATTTCCATTGCCAGGGCGCTTGTCAGAAAGCCTAAAATCCTGCTGCTTGATGACAGTACAAGCGCGCTTGATATGAAAACCGAAGCCAGCCTTCTGAAAGCCTTGGATCAATACAAGTGTACGACGCTCATTATCACACAAAAAATTTCAACCGCGATGAGTGCGGATACGATTCTTCTTTTGGAAGAGGGAGAAATAAAGGCAGCCGGAAGCCATGCCGCTTTACTCCGCACAGAACCGCTTTACAGAAGAATTTATGAAACACAGCTGGAAGAAGGGGACCATACGTATGCTGAAGGGTTTAGCTAG
- a CDS encoding ABC transporter ATP-binding protein — protein sequence MLKGLARPFAYPRPELQAKGTAAPKQKEKAKNWTATIKKLWDYLSVKKGGITLVLFLVVLSTALSLLGPVLIGKTVDTYIVDKKTTGLPLLLAGILGVYILYSVSVFLQGYIMIGIAQTTVSKLRTDLFSHLHRLPIAFFDKRQSGELMSRVTNDIENVSTTLNSSVIQIFSSVLMLIGTISVMVWLSPLLTVISLIIVPLMFIGMKWITNRTGVLFKEQQRNLGELNGFIEETISGQRIVKTFSQEQKVIDDFLRKNSRLRESGFWAQTFSGFIPKLMNVLNNVSFTIIAAVGGIFALKGMITIGVIIVFAEYSRQFTRPLNDLANQFNTLLSAVAGAERVFEILDEDAESSDESAAMELREVKGKVELRHVSFSYEKEGNTIRDVSFEAEPGEMVALVGPTGAGKSTIINLLSRFYDPDSGMILIDGHDISAVKRKSLRSHMGFVLQDSFLFEGPILENIRYGRLDASDEEVIEAAKAANAHSFISKMPDGYNTVLKQDGSGISQGQKQLLSIARAILANPSILILDEATSSIDTITELKIQEALARLMEGRTSFVIAHRLNTIRNADKILVLKEGEIIEQGSHEVLLRKKGYYYELNNNKR from the coding sequence ATGCTGAAGGGTTTAGCTAGGCCGTTCGCCTATCCAAGGCCGGAACTGCAGGCAAAGGGAACGGCGGCGCCTAAACAAAAGGAAAAAGCGAAGAACTGGACAGCGACAATTAAAAAGCTATGGGACTATCTTTCCGTGAAAAAAGGCGGGATCACACTAGTCCTGTTCCTCGTTGTGCTTAGTACAGCCCTCTCGCTGCTTGGGCCCGTGCTGATAGGAAAGACAGTCGACACTTATATCGTTGATAAAAAGACCACCGGCCTGCCGCTCTTGCTCGCAGGCATCCTCGGTGTTTATATTCTTTATTCAGTTTCAGTCTTTCTCCAAGGATATATTATGATCGGGATTGCCCAAACCACGGTATCGAAGCTGAGGACGGATTTATTCAGCCATCTTCATCGTTTGCCAATTGCATTTTTTGACAAAAGGCAGTCAGGAGAACTGATGAGCCGGGTGACGAATGATATCGAAAACGTCAGCACAACTCTGAACAGCTCTGTCATCCAGATTTTCTCGAGCGTGCTTATGCTAATTGGGACCATATCGGTCATGGTTTGGCTGAGCCCGCTGCTGACGGTTATCTCCCTGATCATCGTCCCGCTCATGTTCATCGGGATGAAATGGATAACGAACCGGACAGGGGTACTGTTTAAAGAACAGCAGCGCAATCTTGGCGAGTTGAATGGTTTTATCGAAGAAACGATTTCGGGCCAGCGGATTGTGAAAACTTTTTCCCAGGAGCAGAAGGTCATTGATGATTTTTTGCGTAAAAACAGCCGGCTGCGGGAATCCGGTTTTTGGGCGCAGACTTTTTCTGGATTTATACCGAAGCTGATGAACGTCCTGAACAATGTCAGCTTTACCATCATAGCGGCTGTTGGCGGTATTTTTGCATTAAAAGGGATGATTACGATCGGGGTCATCATTGTTTTTGCGGAGTATTCCCGCCAATTCACGAGACCGCTTAATGACCTGGCAAACCAGTTCAATACGCTCCTTTCCGCTGTGGCGGGTGCCGAACGTGTTTTTGAAATTCTGGATGAGGACGCCGAGTCATCGGATGAATCCGCGGCAATGGAGCTTCGTGAGGTCAAGGGGAAGGTTGAGTTAAGACATGTCTCTTTTTCATATGAAAAAGAGGGGAATACAATAAGGGACGTTTCCTTCGAGGCTGAACCGGGGGAAATGGTTGCGCTTGTAGGGCCGACTGGCGCTGGCAAATCGACGATTATTAATTTGCTATCACGTTTCTATGATCCTGATAGCGGCATGATACTCATTGACGGACACGATATTTCCGCGGTCAAAAGAAAAAGCCTCAGAAGCCACATGGGCTTTGTGCTCCAGGATTCATTTTTGTTTGAAGGACCGATTTTGGAAAATATCCGCTATGGCAGGCTCGATGCCTCCGATGAAGAAGTGATTGAAGCAGCGAAGGCAGCAAACGCCCACTCCTTTATTTCCAAGATGCCTGATGGATACAACACTGTCCTTAAGCAGGATGGAAGCGGCATTTCCCAGGGGCAAAAACAGCTCCTTTCCATCGCCAGGGCTATCCTTGCCAATCCTTCAATTTTAATTCTGGATGAGGCGACTAGCTCGATTGATACGATTACGGAGCTGAAAATCCAGGAAGCATTAGCCAGGCTGATGGAGGGAAGAACCAGCTTTGTCATAGCCCATCGGCTGAATACAATTCGCAATGCTGATAAAATCCTTGTTTTAAAAGAAGGAGAAATCATCGAACAGGGAAGCCACGAAGTTCTTCTTCGCAAAAAAGGCTATTATTATGAGTTGAATAATAATAAAAGGTAA
- a CDS encoding threonine/serine exporter family protein gives MENQRREIYEVMKVCLNAGKIMLQNGAETYRVEDTMTRIASSFGIEASHSYVVPTGIIFTAEDGGPGVTKLIRISHRSTDLQKVALVNSVSRRISEGDLSLEQAVDLLDDIDKMNHTFSISLQTAAASLASACFMIMFKGGWADFIPSLVAGALGFLTVTYMHRIVPIKFFAEFCASLIIGLVSLLFVSTGWGHQIDKIIIGSVMPLVPGLLLTNAVRDLIAGHLVAGLSKGAEAALTAIAIGSGVAVVLALL, from the coding sequence ATGGAAAATCAACGCCGTGAAATATATGAAGTGATGAAGGTTTGTCTGAATGCTGGTAAAATCATGCTCCAAAATGGAGCGGAAACTTACCGGGTTGAAGATACAATGACCAGGATTGCCTCGTCGTTTGGGATAGAGGCATCCCATAGCTACGTGGTGCCGACTGGAATTATATTTACAGCGGAAGACGGGGGTCCGGGAGTAACAAAATTGATCCGTATATCCCACCGTTCCACCGACTTGCAGAAGGTAGCCCTCGTAAACTCCGTCTCAAGAAGGATCAGTGAAGGGGACCTTTCACTCGAACAGGCAGTCGATCTGCTTGATGACATCGATAAAATGAATCATACATTTTCAATTTCTTTGCAGACTGCTGCCGCCTCACTGGCAAGTGCCTGTTTTATGATAATGTTCAAAGGCGGCTGGGCCGACTTTATTCCATCTCTTGTCGCCGGAGCGCTCGGTTTTTTGACGGTCACCTACATGCATAGAATTGTCCCGATTAAATTTTTCGCCGAATTCTGCGCATCACTGATTATCGGGCTTGTATCGCTCCTGTTTGTATCCACCGGATGGGGACATCAGATTGATAAAATCATTATTGGCTCTGTAATGCCGCTTGTTCCCGGCCTTCTTTTGACAAATGCGGTAAGGGATTTGATCGCAGGACACCTGGTTGCCGGGTTATCGAAAGGTGCTGAGGCTGCCTTGACGGCAATTGCCATCGGATCCGGGGTCGCGGTTGTCCTGGCATTATTGTAA
- a CDS encoding HD-GYP domain-containing protein produces the protein MQKPVYQSLLNEEQRTLKWFIVLFYVISISFDFFYGYIMPTYMPGYKEDTSPPDLLGYWLYVFMFLLIPISIYLTKKSKLFSIKYIYFITYTLFSILKDILMFLNHADQYRSGNPVEIFWLLMTPIFVNTRFFLVVLLGLIVKYIIVGVAIQTPNVIAAIILVCAIAIFAYILLNRFQSYVNAVKTSYDQQLIGIVKGVISTLELKDPYTRGHSERVAAYAQILARETGIFNKEELKMFNYACLLHDIGKVHIPDQILMKPTTLTKEEYEIIKSHTEVGERAVQNVDGLQGSISVIRSHHERWDGKGYPDQLRGTDIPYLARITAVADAFDAMTSSRSYRAALSVEEAFERIIEGKGTQFDPDLVEIFKKVYPSWKKVHVEWDERPISNFSNIHIV, from the coding sequence ATGCAAAAACCAGTCTATCAAAGTTTACTAAATGAGGAGCAACGGACACTAAAATGGTTTATTGTGCTCTTTTATGTAATATCTATATCGTTTGATTTCTTTTATGGGTATATTATGCCGACTTATATGCCTGGCTATAAAGAGGATACCTCTCCACCGGATTTATTAGGGTATTGGTTATACGTGTTTATGTTTTTATTAATACCTATATCAATTTATTTAACTAAAAAAAGTAAGTTATTCTCTATTAAATATATATACTTTATAACCTATACTTTATTCTCGATTTTAAAGGATATCCTTATGTTCCTTAACCATGCGGACCAATATAGGAGCGGGAATCCAGTAGAAATATTTTGGCTTTTGATGACGCCTATTTTTGTAAATACTCGGTTTTTCTTAGTGGTATTATTGGGTTTAATTGTGAAATATATTATTGTCGGAGTTGCTATCCAAACTCCTAATGTTATTGCTGCTATTATCTTAGTTTGTGCAATAGCTATTTTTGCATACATTTTACTTAATCGGTTTCAGTCATATGTAAATGCAGTAAAAACCTCTTATGATCAACAATTAATTGGCATAGTTAAAGGGGTAATATCAACCCTCGAACTTAAAGACCCTTATACAAGAGGTCACAGTGAAAGAGTTGCTGCATATGCACAAATATTAGCTAGGGAAACGGGTATCTTTAACAAAGAAGAATTAAAGATGTTTAATTATGCCTGTCTGCTTCATGATATAGGCAAAGTCCATATTCCGGACCAAATTTTAATGAAGCCTACTACTCTCACAAAAGAAGAATATGAGATTATAAAATCTCATACAGAAGTAGGTGAACGGGCGGTACAAAACGTTGACGGGCTTCAGGGAAGCATTTCAGTTATCCGATCTCATCATGAACGATGGGACGGGAAAGGATATCCGGACCAGCTAAGGGGAACGGACATTCCATATTTGGCGAGGATTACCGCTGTTGCTGATGCCTTTGATGCGATGACAAGTTCCCGTTCTTATAGAGCAGCTTTATCGGTGGAAGAGGCTTTTGAGAGAATAATTGAAGGGAAAGGCACTCAGTTTGATCCCGACTTAGTTGAAATCTTTAAAAAGGTATATCCTTCATGGAAGAAAGTACATGTGGAATGGGATGAAAGGCCGATTAGTAACTTTTCTAATATCCATATAGTTTAA
- a CDS encoding ATP-binding protein translates to MNEVLQNKKIEQEELKALKLCIGLFYISFVGVDLLFYFFYPAFFNTYGGGPPFNGMGYWYYILGLCLLPISMFVYKKGYLYLVKYIFFIGFNILDIINNLIIYLDKNVVFQTGNFTEVVFFLFTPIFISKRYFWTVTTVFLAKYAVTGFILQTNEIIAPITLLIVISAITYILLIRFKSYLNSLTSVYEEMNQKEKLISIGQMATGIAHEIRNPLTSLKGFIQLQQETKNGEKDYFPIMRQEIDRINSIVDDLMILGKPKKGLFTKSNLNEIVDYGISIAEQYAKGTEISIIKEYDDHANPLWLNGDEKQLKQIVINLVKNSIESMDIEGTIRVSIKAKDPDQVVLSISDEGNGMSEENVEKMFDPFFTTKRDGTGLGLMVTNQIVKDHKGIFEIESEPGKGTKIDILFPRIN, encoded by the coding sequence ATGAATGAAGTTCTACAGAATAAAAAGATAGAACAAGAAGAGCTTAAAGCTTTAAAACTTTGTATCGGGCTTTTTTACATATCTTTTGTCGGCGTAGACCTGTTGTTTTATTTTTTTTATCCGGCATTTTTCAATACGTATGGCGGAGGGCCCCCATTTAACGGGATGGGTTATTGGTATTATATTCTCGGATTATGCCTGTTGCCGATAAGTATGTTTGTATATAAGAAAGGATATTTATATTTAGTAAAATATATTTTCTTTATTGGGTTCAATATTCTTGATATTATCAATAACCTAATAATTTATTTGGATAAAAATGTGGTTTTTCAGACAGGTAACTTTACAGAAGTGGTTTTTTTCCTCTTTACCCCGATTTTTATTAGCAAAAGATACTTCTGGACTGTAACAACAGTTTTTTTGGCGAAATACGCTGTGACTGGCTTCATTTTACAAACAAACGAAATAATTGCTCCTATTACTTTGTTAATAGTAATTTCCGCCATTACCTATATACTTTTAATTAGATTCAAGTCTTATTTGAATTCACTAACTTCAGTGTATGAAGAAATGAACCAAAAAGAAAAGTTAATAAGCATTGGCCAAATGGCAACTGGCATTGCTCATGAAATCCGCAATCCGCTAACTTCCCTGAAAGGATTTATCCAGCTTCAGCAGGAAACGAAAAATGGAGAAAAAGATTATTTTCCAATTATGAGGCAGGAAATTGACAGAATCAATTCAATCGTTGATGACTTAATGATTCTTGGAAAACCGAAGAAAGGTTTGTTCACGAAATCGAATTTAAATGAGATAGTCGATTACGGGATTTCAATAGCCGAGCAGTATGCCAAAGGAACGGAAATTTCCATTATAAAAGAATATGATGACCATGCTAACCCATTATGGTTAAATGGCGATGAAAAGCAACTGAAGCAAATTGTAATCAACCTGGTGAAAAACTCCATTGAATCAATGGACATCGAAGGTACAATTAGGGTTTCTATTAAGGCAAAAGATCCGGATCAGGTAGTATTATCGATTTCCGATGAAGGAAATGGCATGTCTGAGGAAAATGTAGAAAAAATGTTCGATCCATTTTTCACTACCAAAAGAGACGGTACTGGCTTGGGATTAATGGTTACTAACCAAATAGTAAAAGACCATAAGGGGATTTTCGAAATTGAAAGCGAACCAGGAAAAGGAACAAAAATTGATATTCTTTTTCCTCGAATCAACTAA
- a CDS encoding ATP-binding protein, with protein sequence MIEEKLLLHVLIILAPVLLYSLLPENKRQEKNSLIFGLLQGGAAFLCIVFSYQFEGFYWDLRYVPFVLAILYGGPGAGLVVSLVILVTRTLMGGEAVIYSYFTVLATVGFTILWYGKFWSYSSSKRIKLAILGSGWSILFSFTMFGVFRYLADKPLDRELFISPSIWMFGVISIIGIGFAARLIEEILERDKMRQDIFRAEKLNTMGELAASFAHEVRNPLTVVKGFMQLMHQQETGKNHEYLTLALSEIGRAEMILSDYLNFAKPQFHKVEECSYQEVLSEIIALLSPFAAKGGVSLNAKLDQEELYIYTDRNQLKQAVVNLVKNAIEATPEGGFVSVALRQQDGQAMIEIIDSGRGMSEEQLSRIGTLFYTTKEKGTGLGTCVSLRILNELKGSVRYSSERDKGTTVTIHLPQHKKHCFKQHQGILKVAK encoded by the coding sequence ATGATAGAAGAAAAACTCCTCCTCCACGTGTTAATCATTCTCGCTCCCGTCCTTCTTTACAGTCTTTTGCCTGAAAACAAAAGGCAGGAGAAGAACAGTTTGATTTTTGGGCTCCTGCAGGGCGGTGCGGCGTTTTTGTGCATTGTTTTTTCGTATCAATTTGAGGGCTTTTACTGGGATCTGCGATATGTCCCATTTGTGCTCGCAATCCTCTACGGGGGGCCGGGTGCCGGCTTGGTTGTATCCCTCGTCATCCTCGTTACGCGTACACTGATGGGTGGCGAGGCAGTCATCTACAGCTATTTTACAGTCCTTGCGACTGTAGGCTTTACTATATTGTGGTATGGGAAGTTTTGGTCCTATTCATCTTCCAAGAGGATTAAGCTGGCTATTCTAGGCAGCGGCTGGTCGATCCTTTTTTCATTTACGATGTTTGGTGTTTTTCGCTACCTGGCGGATAAACCGCTGGATAGGGAGTTGTTCATTTCACCGAGCATTTGGATGTTCGGGGTCATCAGTATTATTGGCATTGGTTTTGCTGCTAGATTAATTGAGGAAATACTGGAAAGGGATAAAATGCGGCAGGACATCTTCCGGGCAGAAAAATTAAATACGATGGGTGAGCTTGCGGCTTCGTTTGCACATGAAGTAAGGAATCCCCTGACAGTGGTAAAAGGTTTCATGCAGCTGATGCACCAGCAGGAGACCGGAAAAAATCATGAATATTTGACGCTTGCCCTAAGTGAAATTGGCCGCGCGGAGATGATCCTGAGTGACTACCTCAATTTTGCAAAACCGCAATTCCATAAAGTCGAGGAATGCAGTTATCAGGAGGTACTCTCGGAAATTATCGCCTTATTGAGTCCTTTTGCCGCAAAAGGCGGAGTTTCCCTGAATGCCAAACTGGACCAAGAGGAGCTTTACATTTACACAGACAGAAACCAGCTTAAACAGGCAGTTGTCAATCTGGTGAAGAATGCAATTGAAGCTACGCCTGAAGGCGGATTTGTATCAGTCGCCCTCCGACAGCAGGATGGCCAGGCTATGATAGAAATCATTGATAGCGGTCGCGGGATGTCAGAAGAGCAGCTTTCCCGTATTGGAACCCTCTTCTATACGACGAAAGAGAAAGGAACCGGCCTTGGCACGTGTGTTTCCCTTCGTATCCTGAATGAATTGAAAGGAAGCGTCCGTTATAGCAGTGAGCGGGACAAAGGAACGACAGTGACCATCCATCTCCCTCAGCATAAGAAGCATTGCTTTAAGCAACACCAAGGCATCTTGAAAGTAGCAAAGTGA
- a CDS encoding alanine/glycine:cation symporter family protein, whose protein sequence is MEDFVNLLNGWLWSTPMIVFCLGVGLYFSLRTRFLQVRHIKDMVMLMFKGKSSDAGVSSFQALSLALSGRVGTGNIAGTATAIFYGGPGAVFWMWAIAFIGAGTAFVESTLAQIYKVKQDGEYRGGPAYYIEKGMGVKWYAILFAISALIAMSFLMPGIQMNSIAIGMENAFNMERWLTGLIVVGILAAIIFGGVKRISSVAALVVPFMALGYILVSLYIVAVNITEVPAVFSLIFRSAFGADAAFGALLGLAIQWGVKRGIYSNEAGQGTGAHAAGAAEVSHPAKQGLVQAFSVYIDTLFVCSATAFMILFTGMYNTVAADGKTFITEGLKGIAAGPGFTQAAVDTALPGFGAGFVAIALFFFAFTTIMAYYYIAETNIAYLTRNVSSKWPMLILKLVLIASVFYGAVKTADLAWALGDVGLGIMVWLNLIAVVILAKPAFMALKDYEAQKKQGLDPVFNSKKLGIKNAEYWEEEYRLPEEEKVS, encoded by the coding sequence ATGGAGGATTTCGTTAATTTGCTCAATGGGTGGCTATGGAGTACACCAATGATTGTATTTTGCCTCGGGGTGGGGCTCTACTTTTCATTGCGTACTCGCTTTCTCCAAGTAAGGCATATCAAGGATATGGTCATGCTTATGTTCAAGGGGAAAAGCTCCGATGCTGGGGTTTCTTCCTTCCAGGCTTTGTCGCTTGCCCTTTCCGGCCGTGTTGGCACAGGAAATATCGCAGGTACAGCGACAGCGATTTTTTACGGCGGCCCAGGAGCAGTGTTCTGGATGTGGGCGATTGCCTTCATCGGCGCGGGAACGGCCTTCGTTGAGTCAACTCTTGCCCAGATTTACAAAGTAAAGCAGGATGGGGAATACCGGGGCGGCCCGGCCTATTATATTGAAAAAGGCATGGGTGTTAAATGGTATGCAATCCTGTTTGCAATTTCTGCCCTGATTGCGATGAGCTTCTTAATGCCAGGAATCCAGATGAACTCCATTGCGATCGGAATGGAAAACGCTTTCAATATGGAAAGGTGGCTGACGGGCCTCATTGTCGTTGGAATTTTAGCAGCCATCATCTTCGGAGGGGTCAAAAGGATTTCATCCGTCGCCGCTTTGGTTGTTCCATTTATGGCATTAGGCTATATTCTTGTATCCCTATATATTGTGGCAGTTAACATTACGGAAGTACCTGCCGTTTTCTCGCTGATTTTCCGCAGCGCATTTGGCGCTGACGCTGCATTTGGCGCTTTGCTGGGCCTTGCGATTCAGTGGGGGGTTAAGCGGGGAATTTATTCAAACGAAGCGGGCCAGGGAACCGGTGCGCATGCAGCTGGTGCGGCGGAGGTCTCTCATCCGGCTAAACAAGGTCTTGTCCAGGCATTTTCTGTTTATATCGATACACTGTTTGTATGTTCGGCTACCGCATTTATGATTCTTTTTACAGGAATGTACAACACAGTTGCTGCGGATGGGAAAACATTTATTACGGAAGGTCTTAAAGGCATTGCGGCCGGACCTGGCTTTACCCAGGCGGCAGTCGATACAGCGCTTCCAGGTTTCGGAGCGGGATTTGTCGCGATTGCACTTTTCTTCTTCGCTTTTACAACCATCATGGCTTATTACTATATCGCTGAGACCAATATTGCGTACTTAACAAGAAATGTAAGCAGTAAATGGCCGATGCTTATTCTTAAATTGGTTCTCATCGCCTCGGTCTTCTATGGGGCGGTCAAAACGGCCGATCTTGCATGGGCGCTCGGCGACGTAGGGCTTGGCATCATGGTCTGGCTCAACTTGATCGCGGTCGTCATTCTCGCAAAACCGGCTTTCATGGCCTTGAAGGACTATGAGGCACAGAAAAAACAAGGGCTTGACCCGGTCTTCAACTCCAAAAAGCTAGGCATTAAAAATGCAGAGTATTGGGAGGAAGAGTATCGTCTTCCTGAAGAGGAGAAAGTCTCCTAA